The following coding sequences are from one Sporichthya brevicatena window:
- a CDS encoding RidA family protein, whose amino-acid sequence MSARLEKLRELGLALPEVAKPLAAYVPAVRTGNLVYVSGQLPIADGKLLMTGKVGAEVSVEQAHGLAQRAALNAIAAAAAEADGIDRITRIVKVTGFVACGPEFSAHPQVVNGASELFGQVFGDAGAHARAAVGVPSLPLDAPVEIEIVAEVG is encoded by the coding sequence GTGAGCGCGCGGCTGGAGAAGCTGCGCGAGCTCGGGCTCGCGCTGCCGGAGGTCGCCAAGCCGCTCGCCGCGTACGTCCCGGCCGTGCGGACCGGCAACCTCGTCTACGTCTCCGGCCAGCTCCCGATCGCCGACGGCAAGCTGCTGATGACCGGGAAGGTCGGCGCGGAGGTCTCGGTCGAGCAGGCGCACGGACTCGCCCAGCGGGCCGCGCTGAACGCGATCGCGGCCGCGGCCGCCGAGGCCGACGGGATCGACCGGATCACCCGCATCGTCAAGGTCACCGGCTTCGTCGCCTGCGGCCCGGAGTTCTCCGCGCACCCGCAGGTGGTCAACGGTGCCAGTGAGCTGTTCGGCCAGGTCTTCGGCGACGCGGGCGCCCACGCACGCGCGGCCGTCGGGGTGCCCTCGCTGCCCCTGGATGCCCCGGTCGAGATCGAGATCGTCGCCGAAGTCGGGTGA
- a CDS encoding metallophosphoesterase, protein MLPSGVLAAASRRPIATAIAGTAALGTACLAYGAGYEVRAFTLRRVTVPVLPPGQRPLRVLQVSDLHMTPDQARKKAWVRSLAALEPDLVVDTGDNLAHPESVPHVLDALGPLLERPGLFVFGSNDYYSPKLKNPAKYLWERRSKPMPRPIDLPHGELRDALSAAGWEYLGNARTRLKLDGRVLDVVGVDDPHVNRDRYNAVSGPADPAVDLSVGVVHAPYRRVLDAMTADGHQLLIAGHTHGGQLRVPGLGALVTNCDLDRSRARGLSRYPSWRNPSAPWLHVSAGLGTSPFFPIRFCCRPEATLLTLVARDA, encoded by the coding sequence GTGCTCCCCTCCGGCGTACTCGCCGCCGCCTCGCGCCGTCCGATCGCCACCGCGATCGCCGGAACGGCTGCGCTGGGCACCGCGTGCCTGGCCTACGGCGCCGGCTACGAGGTGCGGGCCTTCACGCTGCGGCGGGTCACGGTGCCCGTGCTCCCGCCCGGTCAGCGCCCCCTGCGCGTCCTGCAGGTCTCCGACCTTCACATGACCCCGGACCAGGCCCGCAAGAAGGCCTGGGTGCGTTCGCTGGCCGCGCTGGAGCCCGATCTGGTCGTCGACACCGGCGACAACCTCGCCCACCCGGAGTCGGTGCCGCACGTCCTCGACGCCCTCGGCCCGCTGCTGGAGCGGCCCGGGTTGTTCGTGTTCGGCTCGAACGACTACTACTCGCCGAAGCTCAAGAACCCGGCGAAGTACCTGTGGGAGCGGCGGTCGAAGCCGATGCCCCGCCCGATCGACCTCCCCCACGGCGAGCTCCGCGACGCCCTCTCGGCCGCGGGGTGGGAGTACCTCGGCAACGCCCGGACCCGGCTCAAGCTCGACGGGCGCGTGCTCGACGTCGTCGGCGTCGACGACCCGCACGTGAACCGGGACCGCTACAACGCCGTCTCCGGTCCCGCCGACCCGGCCGTGGACCTGTCGGTGGGCGTCGTCCACGCCCCGTACCGGCGCGTCCTGGACGCGATGACCGCCGACGGCCACCAGCTCCTGATCGCCGGCCACACCCACGGCGGCCAGCTCCGGGTCCCCGGCCTCGGCGCGCTCGTGACCAACTGCGACCTCGACCGCTCCCGCGCCCGTGGCCTGTCCCGCTACCCGTCCTGGCGCAACCCCTCCGCCCCCTGGCTCCACGTCTCCGCCGGCCTCGGGACCTCCCCGTTCTTCCCGATCCGGTTCTGCTGCCGCCCCGAGGCCACCCTCCTCACCCTCGTCGCCCGCGACGCCTGA
- a CDS encoding ArsA family ATPase has protein sequence MTAPTLDIDALLDDREVRILVCCGSGGVGKTTTAASLAVRAAERGRDVVVLTIDPARRLAQSMGLTELDNTPRVVEGIDTSAGGSLEAMMLDMKRTFDEIVLDHSDSERAQQILDNPFYQSLSSSMAGTQEYMAMEKLGQLRRNTAWDLIVVDTPPSRSALDFLDAPKRLGSFLDGRVIRILAAPAKAGGRGMFKMVTAGFNIVTNVITKVLGAQLLKDVSAFITALDTMFGGFRERADATYKLLKNPETRFIVVAAPEPDALREASYFVERLSEERMPLAGLVLNRVHRSAAESLTASRCIAAAEDLNGTESAGAEGDDDPSRIAAGLLRLHADRMNVIAREHRLTARFTGAHPGVAVGTVQALPGDVHDLDALRSIGTDLSVAG, from the coding sequence ATGACCGCGCCGACGCTTGACATCGACGCCCTGCTCGACGACCGCGAGGTCCGCATCCTGGTCTGCTGCGGGTCCGGCGGCGTCGGCAAGACCACGACCGCCGCGTCCCTCGCGGTGCGCGCGGCCGAGCGCGGCCGGGACGTCGTCGTCCTGACGATCGACCCGGCCCGGCGCCTCGCGCAGTCGATGGGCCTGACCGAGCTCGACAACACCCCGCGCGTGGTGGAGGGGATCGACACCTCGGCGGGCGGGTCGCTCGAAGCGATGATGCTCGACATGAAGCGGACGTTCGACGAGATCGTCCTCGACCACTCGGACAGCGAACGCGCCCAGCAGATCCTCGACAACCCCTTCTACCAGTCGCTCTCCTCCTCGATGGCCGGGACGCAGGAGTACATGGCGATGGAGAAGCTCGGTCAGCTGCGCCGGAACACGGCGTGGGACCTGATCGTCGTCGACACCCCGCCGAGCCGGTCGGCGCTGGACTTCCTCGACGCCCCGAAGCGGCTGGGCAGCTTCCTCGACGGCCGGGTCATCCGGATCCTCGCCGCGCCCGCCAAGGCCGGCGGCCGCGGGATGTTCAAGATGGTGACGGCCGGGTTCAACATCGTCACGAACGTGATCACGAAGGTCCTCGGCGCCCAGCTCCTCAAGGACGTCTCGGCGTTCATCACCGCGCTCGACACGATGTTCGGCGGGTTCCGCGAGCGCGCCGACGCCACCTACAAGCTGCTGAAGAACCCGGAGACGCGCTTCATTGTCGTCGCCGCCCCGGAGCCGGACGCCCTGCGCGAGGCGTCCTACTTCGTGGAGCGGCTGTCCGAGGAACGCATGCCGCTCGCCGGCCTCGTCCTGAACCGGGTGCACCGCTCGGCGGCCGAGTCCCTGACCGCGTCCCGGTGCATCGCGGCGGCGGAGGACCTGAACGGGACCGAGAGTGCCGGCGCCGAGGGCGACGACGACCCGAGCCGGATCGCCGCCGGCCTGCTGCGCCTGCACGCCGATCGGATGAATGTGATCGCCCGGGAGCACCGGTTGACGGCGCGGTTCACCGGCGCCCACCCGGGCGTCGCGGTCGGCACCGTCCAGGCCCTGCCCGGCGACGTGCACGACCTCGACGCCCTGCGCTCGATCGGCACCGATTTGTCCGTCGCCGGGTAA
- a CDS encoding DUF4177 domain-containing protein translates to MQTWEYMTAPLLIHATKQILDNFGAEGWELVQVVPGPNAEQLVAYFKRPLSAGKS, encoded by the coding sequence ATGCAGACCTGGGAGTACATGACCGCGCCGCTGCTCATCCACGCGACGAAGCAGATTCTCGACAACTTCGGGGCCGAGGGCTGGGAACTGGTCCAGGTCGTCCCGGGCCCGAACGCCGAGCAGCTCGTCGCCTACTTCAAGCGGCCCCTGTCGGCGGGGAAGTCGTGA
- a CDS encoding nitric oxide synthase oxygenase: MPRISRLFRNPVIPEQETPTGARGVEDDFPGVDIHEAHDFFRQYYAENPDAPGSLHRRMVEVADELNRYGTYAHTEDELAFGARVAWRNSSRCIGRLYWKSLVVRDRRDVTDPYEVFSECIEHLQLATNGGKIRPTITIFAPPAPGRRGVRIRNDQMIRYAGYRAVDGSVIGDPAQVEFTRAVERFGWLGEGSAFDILPLVIDGPTGPPHVFEIPRDAILEVPIEHPQHAWFAELGLRWHAVPAISNMDLRIGGITYTAAPFNGWYLGTEIGSRNFGDTDRYDLLPGIARRLGLDTSTERTLWKDRALLELNVAVLHSFTMADVTITDHHTESERFLMHLEREEKAGRSVPGDWSWLVPPMSGSATGVFHRYYDTTERTPAFVPRGAGCPVARQTEARRLAAEQGVCPITGHGPAA, translated from the coding sequence ATGCCGCGGATCTCCCGGCTGTTCCGCAACCCGGTGATCCCGGAGCAGGAGACGCCGACGGGCGCGCGCGGGGTCGAGGACGACTTCCCGGGCGTCGACATCCATGAGGCGCACGACTTCTTCCGCCAGTACTACGCGGAGAACCCGGACGCCCCGGGCTCGCTGCACCGGCGGATGGTCGAGGTCGCCGACGAGCTGAACCGCTACGGCACCTACGCCCACACCGAGGACGAGCTCGCCTTCGGTGCGCGGGTGGCCTGGCGCAACAGCAGTCGCTGCATCGGCCGCCTCTACTGGAAGAGCCTCGTCGTCCGGGACCGGCGCGACGTCACCGACCCGTACGAGGTCTTCTCCGAGTGCATCGAGCACCTGCAGCTCGCGACCAACGGCGGCAAGATCCGCCCGACGATCACGATCTTCGCCCCACCCGCCCCGGGCCGGCGCGGCGTCCGCATCCGCAACGACCAGATGATCCGGTACGCCGGTTACCGCGCCGTCGACGGTTCGGTCATCGGTGACCCGGCCCAGGTCGAGTTCACGCGCGCCGTCGAGCGCTTCGGCTGGCTCGGTGAGGGCAGCGCGTTCGACATCCTGCCGCTGGTGATCGACGGCCCGACCGGCCCGCCGCACGTCTTCGAGATCCCGCGCGACGCGATCCTCGAGGTGCCGATCGAGCACCCGCAGCACGCGTGGTTCGCCGAGCTCGGGCTGCGCTGGCACGCCGTCCCGGCGATCTCGAACATGGACCTGCGGATCGGTGGCATCACCTACACCGCCGCGCCGTTCAACGGCTGGTACCTCGGGACCGAGATCGGGTCACGGAACTTCGGCGACACCGACCGGTACGACCTGCTGCCGGGCATCGCCCGCCGCCTCGGCCTCGACACCTCGACCGAGCGGACGCTGTGGAAGGACCGCGCGCTGCTCGAGCTCAACGTCGCGGTGCTGCACAGCTTCACGATGGCCGACGTGACGATCACCGACCACCACACCGAGTCCGAGCGCTTCCTCATGCACCTCGAGCGTGAGGAGAAGGCCGGTCGCTCGGTGCCCGGTGACTGGTCCTGGCTCGTGCCGCCGATGTCGGGCTCCGCGACCGGGGTCTTCCACCGGTACTACGACACGACCGAGCGGACACCGGCCTTCGTGCCGCGGGGTGCGGGGTGCCCCGTCGCCCGGCAGACCGAGGCCCGGCGCCTCGCCGCCGAGCAGGGCGTCTGCCCGATCACCGGCCACGGCCCGGCGGCCTGA
- a CDS encoding ATP-binding protein: MSTVVVEQALAQPVSDRGRALLQAREDQWFERKSARVTARDLADAMIAFANAEGGIIVVGLWNGTVEGIGGAAPKSLSAWQQAALDFTTPAVPCRSRLVDCIDDAGVANRLVVFDVETSQQVHANRRDEVYLRVGDETRRLTFAQRQELLYDKGQSTYESTLVRDSEPADLDDALLASYAAAVNHPDPLRLLSARGLTDRAGRLTAAAVLLFAQEPQRWFPEAGVRVLRYRGTERGTGARQQLLHDRRIGGPIPQQLAVARAEILEHLPTRRALGRSGKFEKVGLVPEDAWLEAVVNAAVHRSYSISGDHIRVEIFDDRIEVESPGRFPGIADTSDPLHITRFARNPRIARVCADLSFGQELGEGVRRMFEEMRLAGLADPEYVQTAGSVRLTLSSTPVDRELESRLPPGSRGVVRMIREAGRISTGELAEATGRSRPVVIRQLAALRDAGVIRWVGNSPKDPRAYWTLHSE, encoded by the coding sequence ATGTCTACAGTGGTGGTCGAGCAGGCGTTGGCCCAGCCAGTCTCGGATCGCGGGCGGGCGCTGCTCCAAGCGCGCGAGGATCAATGGTTCGAGCGCAAGAGCGCGCGGGTGACGGCACGAGACCTCGCCGACGCGATGATCGCGTTCGCGAACGCCGAGGGCGGGATCATCGTCGTCGGCTTGTGGAACGGGACTGTCGAAGGCATCGGGGGTGCGGCGCCCAAGAGCTTGTCCGCCTGGCAACAGGCAGCCTTGGATTTCACGACTCCTGCCGTGCCGTGCCGTTCCCGGCTGGTGGACTGCATCGACGATGCGGGGGTTGCGAATCGACTGGTGGTCTTCGATGTCGAGACCAGCCAACAGGTGCACGCGAATCGCCGGGACGAGGTCTATCTCCGGGTGGGGGACGAGACTCGGAGGCTTACCTTTGCGCAGCGTCAGGAGCTGCTCTACGACAAGGGTCAATCGACCTACGAGAGCACGCTCGTCCGCGATTCGGAGCCGGCCGATCTTGACGATGCACTCCTGGCCTCTTATGCCGCCGCGGTCAATCACCCTGACCCGCTTCGCCTGCTCTCCGCTCGGGGTCTCACCGACCGGGCCGGCCGGCTGACCGCAGCCGCGGTTCTGCTCTTCGCCCAGGAGCCGCAGCGCTGGTTTCCGGAGGCCGGTGTTCGTGTGCTGCGCTACCGCGGCACCGAGCGGGGCACCGGGGCGCGCCAACAGCTTTTGCACGACCGCCGCATCGGTGGTCCGATCCCCCAGCAGTTGGCCGTTGCGCGTGCCGAGATCTTGGAGCATCTCCCGACCCGCCGAGCGCTCGGGCGAAGCGGCAAGTTCGAGAAGGTCGGGCTCGTGCCTGAAGACGCTTGGCTCGAAGCCGTGGTCAATGCCGCTGTGCACCGCAGTTACAGCATCTCGGGGGACCACATCCGCGTCGAGATTTTCGACGACCGCATCGAGGTCGAAAGCCCCGGTCGGTTTCCCGGGATTGCCGACACCTCCGATCCCCTGCACATCACCCGGTTCGCCCGCAATCCGCGCATCGCCCGCGTCTGCGCCGACCTCAGCTTTGGTCAGGAACTGGGCGAGGGTGTCCGGCGGATGTTCGAGGAGATGCGCTTGGCCGGGCTGGCCGACCCGGAGTACGTCCAAACCGCCGGCAGTGTCCGACTCACCCTGTCCTCGACCCCGGTCGATCGCGAACTCGAGTCGAGACTTCCGCCGGGCTCGCGAGGCGTGGTCCGCATGATTCGCGAGGCCGGGCGCATCAGCACCGGCGAGCTCGCCGAAGCGACCGGCCGCTCGCGTCCAGTGGTAATCCGCCAGCTCGCCGCGCTGCGCGACGCCGGAGTCATCCGTTGGGTGGGAAACAGCCCGAAGGATCCCCGCGCCTACTGGACGCTACATTCCGAATAG
- a CDS encoding WhiB family transcriptional regulator, protein MWDNEWAQRARCKQSAPDELFVQGAAQNRAKAVCMGCPVRTECLADALDNRVEFGVWGGMTERERRALLRRRPNVTSWRGLLEAARDEALSGHPVKLPEAI, encoded by the coding sequence ATGTGGGACAACGAGTGGGCCCAGCGGGCCCGGTGCAAGCAGTCCGCTCCGGACGAGCTGTTCGTGCAGGGTGCGGCGCAGAATCGCGCCAAGGCCGTGTGCATGGGCTGCCCGGTGCGGACCGAGTGCCTGGCCGACGCTCTCGACAACCGTGTCGAGTTCGGCGTCTGGGGGGGAATGACGGAGCGTGAGCGCCGGGCGCTGCTGCGCCGCCGGCCGAACGTGACCTCGTGGCGTGGTCTGCTCGAGGCCGCCCGCGACGAGGCGCTCTCCGGTCACCCGGTCAAGCTGCCCGAGGCGATCTGA
- a CDS encoding transglycosylase domain-containing protein codes for MKFPWGRRKNKADTPVVITPALGTWGAPKEEAKSAYIAGFLGACVLAGAMVAGMLLPLVGTGAVAAKKLAEDFQELPSDIETRPPAQASVVLAADGTRIATFYDENRVAVPLAKVAPIMVKAILAIEDSRFYEHGGVDPKGTLRALVNNSDGGGRQGGSTLTQQYVKNLLIQLSDGDPDKIAAARAPTIKRKVQELKYALEIEKRMTKDQILENYLNISYYGSGAYGIEAAARRYFSKSSNNLTLTEAAMLAGAVQSPGRYDATQYPEAAKTRRDVVLTRMRDVGFITTDQMVKAKAEDLGLRVSPTFNGCTRSPVPFFCDYITKVILNDPIFGETERDRSDVLSRGGLTIRTTLNMQAQKAADTSMKFHTNPTDKVASALATVEPGTGKILAMAISREYGTGKGKTVINYATDYKYGGSRGFQNGSTHKVFTSAAAIAEGYGTEYKIDSPFRKGGFPHQMRCDGKRVPADGWAPKNFTDEDTDGVFGKITQREALRRSVNTYYASLEVKVGLCDVVKMAEAAGIHRADGQPQFEFLPYTLGINEISPLTLANSYATFAARGKRCDPIAIESIAGRDGKALPVPSANCQQTIKPEVADVVVDMLRSVMEKGGYGFRMRLSDNNPCLLKNPVECIQGDPNSDRAAGGKTGTTNNQIAVWYAGMTMQMSTAVWVGNPDDYGFIMDDINIGGFYRAAVSGSRVPGPIWRDMMIPAHKGLPKLNFHPPSNKWLRGTKGPGEVGPGRMTYKSGDLNTPKAGDPIPAAKPNNNTNRNNNKNNNKQNQNNQNQPQNQPAQNQPANPVREQN; via the coding sequence ATGAAGTTTCCGTGGGGGCGGCGTAAGAACAAGGCCGACACGCCGGTAGTCATCACACCGGCTCTCGGTACGTGGGGTGCGCCGAAGGAAGAAGCGAAGTCGGCGTACATCGCCGGCTTCCTCGGGGCATGTGTGCTCGCCGGCGCGATGGTCGCCGGCATGCTGCTGCCGCTGGTCGGGACCGGCGCCGTCGCGGCGAAGAAACTCGCCGAGGACTTCCAGGAGCTGCCGTCCGACATCGAGACGCGGCCGCCGGCGCAGGCGTCGGTCGTCCTGGCCGCGGACGGCACGCGCATCGCCACGTTCTACGACGAGAACCGCGTCGCCGTCCCGCTGGCCAAGGTCGCGCCGATCATGGTCAAGGCGATCCTCGCGATCGAGGACTCGCGCTTCTACGAGCACGGCGGCGTCGACCCCAAGGGCACGCTGCGCGCGCTCGTCAACAACTCCGACGGCGGTGGCCGTCAGGGTGGTTCGACGCTGACGCAGCAGTACGTCAAGAACCTGCTGATCCAGCTCTCCGACGGCGACCCGGACAAGATCGCCGCGGCGCGCGCCCCCACGATCAAGCGCAAGGTCCAGGAGCTGAAGTACGCCCTGGAGATCGAGAAGCGCATGACCAAGGACCAGATCCTGGAGAACTACCTCAACATCTCCTACTACGGATCCGGCGCCTACGGCATCGAGGCGGCCGCGCGTCGCTACTTCTCCAAGAGCTCGAACAACCTGACGCTCACCGAGGCCGCCATGCTGGCCGGCGCGGTGCAGAGCCCGGGTCGCTACGACGCGACCCAGTACCCCGAGGCCGCGAAGACCCGTCGGGACGTCGTCCTGACCCGTATGCGCGACGTCGGATTCATCACGACCGACCAGATGGTGAAGGCGAAGGCCGAGGACCTCGGACTGCGTGTGTCGCCGACCTTCAACGGCTGCACCCGTTCGCCCGTGCCGTTCTTCTGCGACTACATCACCAAGGTCATCCTCAACGACCCGATCTTCGGTGAGACCGAGCGTGACCGGTCGGACGTCCTGTCCCGTGGTGGTCTGACGATCCGTACGACGCTGAACATGCAGGCGCAGAAGGCCGCCGACACGTCGATGAAGTTCCACACGAACCCGACGGACAAGGTGGCCTCGGCGCTGGCGACCGTCGAGCCGGGCACCGGCAAGATCCTCGCGATGGCGATCAGCCGCGAGTACGGCACCGGTAAGGGCAAGACCGTCATCAACTACGCGACCGACTACAAGTACGGCGGCTCGCGCGGGTTCCAGAACGGCTCGACGCACAAGGTGTTCACGTCCGCGGCCGCGATCGCCGAGGGCTACGGCACCGAGTACAAGATCGACTCCCCGTTCCGCAAGGGCGGCTTCCCGCACCAGATGCGGTGCGACGGCAAGCGCGTCCCGGCCGACGGGTGGGCGCCGAAGAACTTCACCGACGAGGACACCGACGGTGTCTTCGGCAAGATCACTCAGCGCGAGGCGCTGCGTCGCTCGGTCAACACCTACTACGCGTCGCTCGAGGTCAAGGTCGGCCTCTGCGACGTCGTGAAGATGGCGGAGGCGGCGGGCATCCACCGCGCCGACGGCCAGCCGCAGTTCGAGTTCCTGCCCTACACCCTGGGCATCAACGAGATCTCGCCGCTGACGCTCGCGAACTCGTACGCGACGTTCGCGGCCCGCGGCAAGCGCTGCGACCCGATCGCCATCGAGTCCATCGCCGGCCGTGACGGCAAGGCACTGCCGGTGCCGTCGGCCAACTGCCAGCAGACGATCAAGCCCGAGGTCGCGGACGTCGTCGTGGACATGCTCCGCTCCGTCATGGAGAAGGGCGGCTACGGCTTCCGGATGCGCCTGTCGGACAACAACCCGTGCCTGTTGAAGAACCCGGTGGAGTGCATCCAGGGCGACCCGAACTCGGACCGCGCCGCGGGTGGCAAGACCGGGACGACCAACAACCAGATCGCGGTCTGGTACGCCGGAATGACGATGCAGATGTCGACGGCCGTGTGGGTCGGTAACCCCGACGACTACGGCTTCATCATGGACGACATCAACATCGGTGGCTTCTACCGCGCGGCCGTCTCCGGCAGCCGCGTTCCGGGGCCGATCTGGCGGGACATGATGATCCCGGCGCACAAGGGTCTGCCGAAGCTGAACTTCCACCCGCCGTCCAACAAGTGGCTGCGCGGCACGAAGGGCCCCGGCGAGGTCGGTCCGGGTCGCATGACCTACAAGTCGGGCGACCTGAACACCCCGAAGGCCGGCGACCCGATCCCCGCGGCCAAGCCGAACAACAACACGAACCGGAACAACAACAAGAACAACAACAAGCAGAACCAGAACAACCAGAACCAGCCGCAGAACCAGCCGGCGCAGAACCAGCCGGCGAACCCGGTTCGCGAGCAGAACTGA
- a CDS encoding NUDIX hydrolase, which translates to MTVVPPEFRALLGTRKLPLKRVAQVEDLWEGRTEMAPARDAATVLLLRDTAAGVEVYVLRRQATMAFASGQYVFPGGSVDERDESIDVEWIGPDPSHWGKLFAAPEPLARALVCAAIRETFEESGVLLAGPDAETVVADTSGPDWEADRVALINRELSFSDFLSRRGLVVRADLVVPWAHWVTPVFEPRRFDTRFFVAALPAGQVTREFNEEADQVEWVRPDAAIERWKEGDMSIMPPTLISLAEIGRYATVADAMAAAADREIAPLVPHAVIRDDELFMVLPGDADYVSPLD; encoded by the coding sequence ATGACCGTCGTCCCGCCTGAGTTCCGCGCTCTCCTCGGGACCCGCAAGTTGCCGCTCAAGCGGGTCGCCCAGGTCGAGGACCTGTGGGAGGGCCGCACCGAGATGGCCCCGGCCCGCGACGCCGCGACCGTTCTCCTGCTGCGGGACACGGCCGCCGGCGTGGAGGTCTACGTCCTGCGTCGGCAGGCGACGATGGCGTTCGCGTCGGGCCAGTACGTGTTCCCCGGCGGCTCGGTGGACGAACGGGACGAGTCCATCGACGTCGAGTGGATCGGCCCCGACCCGAGCCACTGGGGCAAGCTGTTCGCCGCCCCGGAGCCGCTCGCGCGGGCCCTGGTCTGTGCCGCGATCCGGGAGACGTTCGAGGAGTCCGGTGTCCTGCTCGCCGGGCCCGACGCCGAAACCGTCGTCGCCGACACCTCGGGCCCGGACTGGGAGGCCGACCGCGTCGCGCTGATCAACCGCGAGCTGTCGTTCTCGGACTTCCTGTCCCGACGCGGTCTCGTCGTCCGCGCGGACCTCGTCGTGCCGTGGGCGCACTGGGTGACGCCGGTGTTCGAGCCGCGCCGGTTCGACACGCGCTTCTTCGTCGCCGCGCTGCCGGCCGGGCAGGTGACACGCGAGTTCAACGAGGAGGCCGACCAGGTCGAGTGGGTCCGCCCCGACGCCGCGATCGAGCGGTGGAAGGAGGGCGACATGTCGATCATGCCGCCGACGCTGATCAGCCTCGCCGAGATCGGCCGCTACGCCACCGTCGCCGACGCGATGGCCGCGGCGGCCGACCGCGAGATCGCGCCGTTGGTGCCCCACGCCGTGATCCGGGACGACGAGCTGTTCATGGTCCTGCCCGGTGACGCCGACTACGTCTCTCCCCTGGACTGA
- a CDS encoding ArsA-related P-loop ATPase: protein MPQPSAAPSPWAGVELHVVTGKGGTGKTTVAAALAMALAAEGGRTLLVEVEGRGGIAQLFDTPPLPYAETRIAVAPNGGEVYALPIDPEEALLEYLEMFYKLGRAGRGLRRLGFVDFVTTIAPGLRDVLLTGKAYEAVGPRRGGRQEYDAVVMDAPPTGRIGKFLNINTEVAGLAKGGPVHNQAESIMRLLRSPRTAVHFVTVLEEMPVQETLDGITEISGIGLPVGSVLVNMVRSPALPPAALEAARAGTLDRASIGAALRKVGVSAEDALLDALLSEAAEHAERVALETTERADLVATGQPVLELPSLVEGIDLSALYDLATLLREQGVRRADAPASGGTA from the coding sequence GTGCCCCAGCCGTCCGCTGCACCCTCGCCGTGGGCGGGGGTGGAACTCCACGTCGTGACCGGCAAGGGCGGCACGGGGAAGACCACGGTCGCCGCCGCGCTCGCGATGGCCCTGGCCGCCGAGGGCGGCCGGACCCTGCTGGTCGAGGTCGAGGGCCGCGGCGGGATCGCCCAGCTCTTCGACACCCCGCCCCTGCCGTACGCGGAGACCCGGATCGCGGTCGCACCGAACGGCGGTGAGGTCTACGCGCTGCCGATCGACCCCGAAGAGGCGCTGCTCGAGTACCTCGAGATGTTCTACAAGCTCGGCCGCGCCGGCCGGGGTCTGCGCCGCCTGGGCTTCGTCGACTTCGTGACGACGATCGCGCCGGGCCTGCGGGACGTCCTGCTCACCGGCAAGGCCTACGAGGCGGTCGGCCCGCGGCGCGGGGGGCGCCAGGAGTACGACGCCGTCGTCATGGACGCGCCGCCGACGGGCCGCATCGGCAAGTTCCTCAACATCAACACCGAGGTCGCCGGGCTGGCCAAGGGTGGCCCGGTGCACAACCAGGCCGAGTCGATCATGCGGCTGCTGCGCTCCCCGCGGACCGCCGTCCACTTCGTGACGGTGCTGGAGGAGATGCCGGTTCAGGAGACCCTCGACGGCATCACCGAGATCTCCGGGATCGGCCTGCCGGTCGGGTCGGTGCTGGTCAACATGGTCCGCTCCCCCGCCCTGCCGCCGGCCGCGCTGGAGGCCGCCCGCGCCGGCACGCTCGACCGCGCGTCGATCGGGGCGGCGCTGCGCAAGGTCGGCGTCTCCGCCGAGGACGCCCTGCTGGACGCGTTGCTGTCCGAGGCCGCCGAGCACGCCGAGCGCGTCGCGCTGGAGACCACCGAGCGCGCCGACCTCGTCGCGACCGGGCAGCCGGTGCTCGAACTGCCCTCCCTCGTCGAAGGCATCGACCTGTCCGCGCTGTACGACCTGGCGACGCTGCTGCGGGAGCAGGGCGTTCGGCGGGCGGACGCGCCCGCCTCCGGGGGGACCGCATGA